DNA sequence from the Candidatus Planktophila sulfonica genome:
GGAATATCCCCCACAGTTGCACCGCGTGCGCCGTCGAGCGATGTTGATGTTGCATCTGGCATTGGAGCAAGACCTGCCTCTTTACGAGACTTCGCCATGAGTTCTGCTGTACGAGCCGCGGTTCCAGATGGAGCATCGACCTTATTTGGGTGGTGAAGTTCAATAATTTCTGCAGATTCAAAGTACTTAGCTGCCTTAGTCGCGAACTCCATCATCAGAACTGCGCCAATTGCGAAATTAGGGGCAATAAGAACGCCTGACTTAGAAGATGCAAGCAAACTCTTGATCTTTGCGATGCGAGCATCGTCGAAACCAGTTGTTCCAATAACCGCGTTGATGTTGTTGGCAATGAGAAATTCGAGGTTGGCCATTACTGAATCTGGAGTCGTGAAATCTACGACTACCTGCGCGCCATTGGCAACAAGTGCGTCTAATGAATCACCAAGATCAAGGGCGGCAACGAGTTCGAGATCAGTCGCATCAGTAACTGCCTTAACAACTTCTGAACCCATGCGGCCACGTGCACCGAGTACGCCTACTTTGATCATTTCTCGAGCACCTTTTCAAATTTTGATTCGTTCTTAAATGGACCGACGAGAGCAAGGGTAGGCGTTTTCACCAAGAACTCGCTGGCAATTTCGCGGATGTCTTCAGCGCTTACGCGAGAAATCGCTTTGAGAATGTCATCAAAATCCATGACTTGGCCATAAACGATTTCATTCTTGCCGATACGGCTCATGCGTGAGCCGGTATCTTCCTGGCTCAAGACGAGTGAGCCACGGACTGCGCCCTTAGCGCGTTCAATTTCTTCATGAGTCATTCCATTATCTGCAACGTCTGATAAAACGCTGCGGATGATTTCGACAACTTCGATTGCCTTTGTCGGATTGCAACCGGCATAGAAACCAAGAACTCCAGAACCTGCGAACTGCTGTGCATAGGCGTAGACAGAATAGGCAAGGCCACGCTTTTCACGGATTTCCTGGAATAAGCGCGATGACATTCCGCCACCGAGAGCTGCAGAGAGAACGCCCATAGAGAAACGACGATCATCGGCTCGAGCAACGCCTTCCATGCCATAGAACATGTGGGCTTGTTCGCTCTTCTTGTACATCAGCCCAACTGACTGCTGCTTTGAATTCTTCACAGGAATATTGGGGCGAACTACAGGAGCTGCAAGAACATCGAGGAAGTTATCGCGAGAAAGAGCTTCTTCAACCATGGCGACGACGCGCTTATGTTTGATATTTCCTGCAACAGCAACAACGAGATCTTGAGGCAGGTACTTCTTCTTGTAGTAGTTAAACACTGTATTGCGTGACATTCCGTTGATTGAGTCAATCGTGCCCAGAATAGGGCGACCGATTGGGGTGTCTCCGTAATAAGTGTCGCTAAAGAGATCGTGCACGAGATCACTTGGATCGTCATCGCGCATCGCAATTTCTTCTAGGACTACCTTGCGTTCGGCATCGACATCCAGGGCTGTAACGATAGATGAAGTGATGAGATCACTAACAACTTCGATAGCCATCGGAAGATCGGTATCAATAACACGTGCGTAGAAGCAGGTGTACTCCTTCGATGTGAAGGCATTCATCTCGCCGCCAACAGATTCGATAGAAGATGAAATCTCTAGCGCTGTTCGACTTGTCGTTCCTTTAAAGAGAAGGTGCTCTAGAAAGTGAGAAGCACCAGCTGTTGCCGGTGCTTCATCGCGTGAACCTACATTGACCCAGATTCCCACAGCAGCGCTGCGCACTGACGGAACTTCTTCCGTAACAATGCGCAGGCCACTTGAGTGAACTGAGCGTTTGACTGACATCTACTTATTCAGCAGCTGGAGTCGTTCCATCTTCGAGAACTGGAACCAAAGAGAGCTTGCCCTTTGGATCAATCTCGCCGATTTCTACCTGAATCTTGTCGCCAACCTTCATGACATCTTCAAGGTTTTCAATGCGCTTTCCACCATGCATCTTGCGAATCTGAGATACGTGGAGCAAGCCATCTTTGCCTGGCATCAATGACACGAACGCACCGAATGTTGCGAGCTTTACGACTGTACCGAGGTAGCGCTCTCCGACTTCTGGCATCTGTGGGTTAGCAATTGCGTTGATCTGTGCGCGAGCTGCTTCAGCTGAAGGTCCATCGGTTGCACCGATGTAGATGGTTCCATCATCTTCAATTGAGATATCTGCGCCAGTTTCATCTTGAATCTGGTTGATGATCTTGCCCTTAGGCCCGATTACTGCACCGATCTGATCGACAGGAATCTTTACAGAGATGATGCGTGGAGCGTATTGGCTCATCTCATCAGGAGTATCGATTGCTTCGTTCATGACATCGAGAATCGCAAGACGCGCTTCCTTTGCCTGATGAAGTGCGCCAGCAAGAACTGATGCAGGGATTCCATCGAGCTTTGTATCGAGTTGAAGAGCTGTAACGAAGTCCTTTGTTCCTGCGACCTTAAAGTCCATATCTCCGAATGCATCTTCTGCACCGAGAATATCTGTGAGCGCAACGTATTCAACCTTGCCATCGACATCATCAGAGATGAGACCCATTGCAATACCTGCAACAGGGGCCTTGAGAGGCACGCCTGCTTGAAGCATTGAAAGTGTTGATGCACAGACAGATCCCATTGAAGTTGATCCATTTGAACCAAGTGCTTCAGAGACCTGACGGATTGCGTAAGGGAACTCTTCGCGAGTTGGAAGTACTGGGATAAGTGCGCGCTCAGCAAGTGCACCGTGACCGATTTCGCGGCGCTTAGGTGTACCAACACGACCTGTTTCACCAGTTGAATATGGTGGGAAGTTGTAGTTGTGCATGTAGCGCTTTGATGTGTCAGGGCTCATTGTGTCGAGCTGCTGTTCCATCTTGAGCATATTAAGAGTTGTGATTCCGAGAATCTGTGTCTCTCCGCGTTCGAAGATTGCAGAACCGTGAACGCGTGGAATTACTTCTACTTCAGCTGACAAGGCACGGATGTCGCGGAGTCCACGGCCATCGATACGGATCTTGTCACGAAGTACGCGCTGACGTACAAGCTTCTTTGTGAGTGAGCGGAACGCTGCAGGAACTTCCTTTTCACGGCCTTCGAAGGCAGCTGAAACTGATTCCTTTGTTGAAGCTGAGATCTCATCGATCTTAGTTTCGCGCTCTTGCTTACCTGAAATTGTGAGTGCCTTTGCAAGATCATCCTTTGCAGCCTTTTCAACTGCTGCAAATACATCATCCTGGTAATCAAGGAACACTGGGAAGTCAGCTGTTGGCTTTGCAGCAACTGCTGCAAGCTTTGACTGTGCTTCGCAGAGAATGCGAATAAATGGCTTTGCAGCATCAAGACCCTGCGCAACGATCTCTTCTGTAGGAGCCTTAGCGCCTTCAGCAATGAGTCCGATTGTGCGAGTTGTTGCTTCAGCTTCAACCATCATGATTGCAACATCGTCAGCTGTTACGCGACCTGCTACGACCATATCGAATACAGCGTTCTCGACCTGTGAGTGGTTAGGGAATGCAACCCACTGGCCGTCGATTAGTGCAACACGTACACCACCGATTGGACCAGAGAATGGAAGACCTGCGAGCTGTGTAGACATTGAAGCTGCGTTGATCGCAATCACGTCGTACATGTGATCTGGATCGAGCGCCATTACTGTCACAACGATCTGAACTTCGTTACGAAGTCCCTTAATAAATGATGGGCGCAATGGGCGGTCGATCAAACGGCAAGTAAGAATTGCCTCTTCTGATGGACGACCTTCGCGACGGAAGAATGAACCAGGAATCTTGCCGATGGCATACATCTTCTCTTCAACATCCACTGTGAGTGGGAAGAAGTCGAATTGATCCTTAGGTGTCTTTGATGCTGTTGTTGCCGAGAAGATCATTGTCTGATCATCGAGATAAACAGCTGCAGCTCCTGCTGCTTGCTTAGCGAGGCGTCCTGTTTCGAACTTGATCTCGCGCTTTCCGAACTTTCCGTTATCGATAACGGCTACTGCTGATTTTACGTCTTGACCCTCCATAGGGCGCTCCTTTAATTAAGTCAGCGCACCACATAAGGCAAATGAATCTTCGATCGAAGTCCACGAAATTATTTTCTGAATCAGCATTTCGTGAGCCACTACCGAGGACCATTTATCCTCGTGGGCGCTGATGCTCCAGTCAGGCCTCCGTATGAGGCCCAACTTTCCTACCAAGTACTACTTATTAACTTTTAAAAATTAACGGCGAATTCCGAGCTTCTCGATAATTGCGCGATAACGATTGATATCTGTCTTTGCGAGGTACTGAAGAATGCGGCGACGCTGACCTACGAGCAACAAGAGGCCACGACGGTTGTGGTGGTCATGCGGGTTGGTCTTAAGGTGAGTTGTGATGTCTTCGATTCGACGTGACAAAAGTGCGACCTGAGCTTCAGGGCTTCCTGTATCAGTAGCTGATGATCCGTACTTTGCAATGATTTCTTTCTTTACTTCTGGTGTTAACGCCATTTTTATTTCCTTTTCATTCAGTCATTCTGACCAGGAGGCCATCCGGTTGTACTCTCGGATGATCGACAATCTCGTTGGACAAGCTGAAGTTTACCTGCGGGCTGTGGATAAGTGAAATTGAGGCTGGATTACGCCTATTTCTCGGTCAATTCGCGAGCTTTATCGCAATCTTTCTTCATCTGCACCAAGAGCTCATCGAGACCATCGAATTTGAGAGTTGGACGTAAATACCAGCCAAATTCAATCGATGCGTTCTTGTCATAAAGGTCGAGACCTTGTTGATCGAGTGCAT
Encoded proteins:
- the dapB gene encoding 4-hydroxy-tetrahydrodipicolinate reductase, with product MIKVGVLGARGRMGSEVVKAVTDATDLELVAALDLGDSLDALVANGAQVVVDFTTPDSVMANLEFLIANNINAVIGTTGFDDARIAKIKSLLASSKSGVLIAPNFAIGAVLMMEFATKAAKYFESAEIIELHHPNKVDAPSGTAARTAELMAKSRKEAGLAPMPDATSTSLDGARGATVGDIPVHSVRLRGLVAHQEVLLGGIGETLTIRHDSIDRVGFMPGVLLGVRQVVTHPGLTFGLENFMEG
- a CDS encoding M16 family metallopeptidase produces the protein MSVKRSVHSSGLRIVTEEVPSVRSAAVGIWVNVGSRDEAPATAGASHFLEHLLFKGTTSRTALEISSSIESVGGEMNAFTSKEYTCFYARVIDTDLPMAIEVVSDLITSSIVTALDVDAERKVVLEEIAMRDDDPSDLVHDLFSDTYYGDTPIGRPILGTIDSINGMSRNTVFNYYKKKYLPQDLVVAVAGNIKHKRVVAMVEEALSRDNFLDVLAAPVVRPNIPVKNSKQQSVGLMYKKSEQAHMFYGMEGVARADDRRFSMGVLSAALGGGMSSRLFQEIREKRGLAYSVYAYAQQFAGSGVLGFYAGCNPTKAIEVVEIIRSVLSDVADNGMTHEEIERAKGAVRGSLVLSQEDTGSRMSRIGKNEIVYGQVMDFDDILKAISRVSAEDIREIASEFLVKTPTLALVGPFKNESKFEKVLEK
- a CDS encoding polyribonucleotide nucleotidyltransferase — its product is MEGQDVKSAVAVIDNGKFGKREIKFETGRLAKQAAGAAAVYLDDQTMIFSATTASKTPKDQFDFFPLTVDVEEKMYAIGKIPGSFFRREGRPSEEAILTCRLIDRPLRPSFIKGLRNEVQIVVTVMALDPDHMYDVIAINAASMSTQLAGLPFSGPIGGVRVALIDGQWVAFPNHSQVENAVFDMVVAGRVTADDVAIMMVEAEATTRTIGLIAEGAKAPTEEIVAQGLDAAKPFIRILCEAQSKLAAVAAKPTADFPVFLDYQDDVFAAVEKAAKDDLAKALTISGKQERETKIDEISASTKESVSAAFEGREKEVPAAFRSLTKKLVRQRVLRDKIRIDGRGLRDIRALSAEVEVIPRVHGSAIFERGETQILGITTLNMLKMEQQLDTMSPDTSKRYMHNYNFPPYSTGETGRVGTPKRREIGHGALAERALIPVLPTREEFPYAIRQVSEALGSNGSTSMGSVCASTLSMLQAGVPLKAPVAGIAMGLISDDVDGKVEYVALTDILGAEDAFGDMDFKVAGTKDFVTALQLDTKLDGIPASVLAGALHQAKEARLAILDVMNEAIDTPDEMSQYAPRIISVKIPVDQIGAVIGPKGKIINQIQDETGADISIEDDGTIYIGATDGPSAEAARAQINAIANPQMPEVGERYLGTVVKLATFGAFVSLMPGKDGLLHVSQIRKMHGGKRIENLEDVMKVGDKIQVEIGEIDPKGKLSLVPVLEDGTTPAAE
- the rpsO gene encoding 30S ribosomal protein S15, producing MALTPEVKKEIIAKYGSSATDTGSPEAQVALLSRRIEDITTHLKTNPHDHHNRRGLLLLVGQRRRILQYLAKTDINRYRAIIEKLGIRR